The following DNA comes from Paraburkholderia phytofirmans PsJN.
GTGACTCGAATCAGGATGCGAACGGAGGGGCGCGGGGTTGGGCGAAAGTAAGCGGCTCGACGCGGCGCACGCTTTCGAAGCGGGTCGCGACGGTGTGCTGCAAAGCGCGGACGGTGACGACGAACAGCGCCTCCACGCTCGGCACGGCCGGCATGTGGGCGAGCAGGCTGCAATAACCGCAGGCGTCGCCGTCGGACATGGCCGCGTGGTCCGTGTGTTTGCCGGCCGCCTGATCGGGCGCGTTCGACACGTCCGACGACACCCCGGGCATGTCCTTGCGCATGGAGTCCATCGACCCCATCGCCCCCATCGACGGCATATCGCAATGCTCGTCCGACATGGCGCTTTCGTCGGCGTGCGCGGCGAGCGTGTGCGAGATCGTCGGCGCGAGCGTGGCCATCAGGATCGCGAACAATCCCAGCCAACTGCCGATCTTCCGATAGAAACGACTCACGATGCGCCCGGCGACACGATGGGGAAGCTGTCGCGGATTATGCCACGGTCAATAGAGCAAACTGCCGACGGCAAACCCGCCACGGACGGTGGACAATGCGTTTCATCCCGGCTCCCGGCACGGAGTGTCCATGAAAGCGCAGCGTCCGCGTCCCCCGCAGTTTCCCGGCGAAGAGCCGCATGCCGAGTGGCGCGACCATACCCTGCTGTATGTCGCCGTGGCGACGGTCATCATCCTGATGGTCACGCTGGTCGTCTGGCTGATCGATCCGGCGCCGCCCAGGACGATCACCCTAAGCGCCGGGCCGCATGACAGCTCGTTTTTCGTCGCCGCCGGGCAGTACCGGAAAATCCTCGCCCGCAACGGCATCAAGCTGAACGTGCTGGAGTCCGACGGCTCCGTGCAGAACCTGCAACGTCTGCTGGATCCGAAGCAGCACGTCGACGTCGCGCTCGTGCAAGGCGGCGTGGCCGACGGTCTCGACACCACGTCGCTGATGTCGCTCGGCAGCGTTTTCTATATTCCGGTGGTGGTGTTCTATCGCGGTTCGGGCTTGAGCCAGCTTTCGCAACTGGAAGGCAAACGGATCGCCGTGGGCCGCGAAGGCAGCGGCACGCGCATGCTGGCGCTCAAACTGCTGGATGCGAACGGCATCGAGCCGGGCGGCGATTCCACGCTGGTCCCGAGCGACGGCCTGCAGGCCGCCACCCAGCTGGTGGCGGGCGAGGTGGACGCGGCGATCCTGAACGGCGACTCGGCCACGCGCGGGCTGATGCTGCGCCTGCTCAAGGTGCCCGGCGTCTCGGTGATGAACTTCGCGGAGGCGAGCGCCTATACGCGTCTTTTTCCGTATCTGGACCAGATCGACTTGCCGGCCGGCGTGCTGGATCTGAAGCGCCGGATTCCGCCGGAAACGGTGCATCTGATCAGCCCGACCGTCGAACTGGTGGCCCGCACCACGCTGCATCCGGCCATATCCGATCTGCTGATCGAAGCGGCGCAGGAAGTGCACGGCATGCCGGGGCTATTACAGCGGGCGGGAGAATTTCCGAGTCCGGTCGCGCGTGAATATCAGATCAGCGAGGACGCGCAGCGCTACTACAAGACGGGCAAGAGCTTTCTGTACCGCACGCTGCCGTTCTGGCTGGCGAGCATCGGCGACCGTACGCTGGTTCTGCTGCTGCCGATGGCCGTGCTGCTGTTCCCGGCCATGCGCCTGATTCCCGCGCTGTACCGCTGGCGGGTGCGCTCGCGAATCTATCGCTACTATGGTTCGCTGATTGCGATCGAACGCGGCGCGCTCGCCGATTCGACCGACGAGGAGCGCAAGCGGCTCTTCGAGGAACTGGATCAGATCGAGGATTCGTTGAATCGGCTGCGCATGCCGCTCGCATACGCCGACGCGTTCTATGTGCTGCGCGAACACGTCGGCTTCGTGCGCAGCCGGCTGGGGGCTGCGTCGCGGCAAGGCGGCCACGCCTAGGCGGCGTGGCGGGTTTTACGCTTCGTGGGTGGCCGGTGAGTCCGGCCTACGCCTTGCCCGCTTCGCCATCCTGCGAGGCCGTGGCGGTTTCGGCCGGAGCGTTCGGCGCTTCGGCAGTGGCTTGCGCGGCGGCTTCAGCGTTCGGCTGCACGGCCGTCTCAGCGGACGCTTGCGTGACTGGCTCAGCCGCCGCTTGCGCGCTGGCCTCGCCGGTCGCGTTCGCCGCGCCGGCTGCCGCCTTCGCCGCGCCCCTGCCCGCGCGATGCGCCTGCAGACGCTGCGCACCGGCGGCTTCCTGCGCCGTAACCTTACCGGCCTCGGCGCCCGTCAGATCGACGCGCGCCGCGCCTTCCACGAGGGATTTCCAGTAGCGGCTGCCGCGGCACCAGGTCTTGATCGCGTCGCGCAACTCGGCTTCGCTCAGCGACAGATCCTTGGCGTGCACCACGAGGTCTTCGAAAATACCGACCTTGAGCGGCAGCTTGGGCGCCGGATTCTTGGGGAAGGCAATGGGGAAGCGCTTTTGCAGCCGCCCGATCGATTTCACCACCGGGTCCACCGGCTTTGCGTCCACCGCCGGTTTGGCGTCGGCTGCGGGCGCGGCACGGCGCGGCGGCGCGGGCTTGCGGGCAGGCCTCGCGCCCGGCTTGGCCGCGTCCTTGCCAGCGGGCCTGGAAACGTCCTTGGCCGGCTTGGATGCGTCCTTCGAAGCAGGCTTGGCGCCGGACTTCGCGGCAGGCGCAGCCTCGCGGCGAGCCGCGGCCAATTGCTTCTTCAGTTCAGCGAGTTGTTCGAAACCCATAGCGCACAATCGATCGAGAAAGACGAGATTGTAGCAGTGTAAGGAAACACATTCGTGACGAGGCCGCGCGGGCCCGCACGCCGGCTTGCGCGTATGCTCGGCGCGGTGCGTTTAAACTCGATGTTTGCGGCGCTTTCCGCCGTCTTTTTCCCCTTCCCGCCTCCGCCCCTGGCTTCATGGACCTCAAGCAAATCCAGTATTTCATCGCGCTTTTCGAAGACGGCTCCGTCACGCGCGCGGCGAAACGGCTCAATATCGTCCAACCCGCGCTCAGCATGCAGATTTCGAAGCTCGAAACCGAATTGCGCCAGAAACTCTTCGAACGCGGCCCGCACGGCATGACGCCGACCGACGCGGCGCGCCAGATGTACCGCCTGTACACGCCGATCATGCGCGATATCGAGCGGGCCCGCGACCAGTTGAGCCGGCAGGACGCGATCGTGACGGGGCGCGTGTCGCTCGGCATGGTGTCGTCGGAGGCGGAAAGCGTACTGCCGGAGTCGCTCGCCAGGTTCAACGCGATGTTCCCGCAAGTGGAAGTGTCGGTCGCGGACGGATTCAGCGCGCAGTTGATCGACGCGGTCGAAGCGGGCCGGCTGGATGCGGCCATCATCAACAAGCCGCGCGGGCGCCTCACGCTCGACATGGTGCCGCTGGTCGACGAGGAAATGGTGCTGGTAACCAGTGCCGCGCTAGGCCCGGACCTGCCGCCGGCGGTCGATGCCGCGCAGTTGGGCGGCATCGAACTGGTGCTGCCGACCCGCCGCAACGGCCTGCGCGGCGTGCTGGACGCCGCGCTGCTGGCCGCGGACGTGGTCATCAAGCCAAAGTTCGAGATCGATCTGCTGAACACCATCGTGCAGTTCGTCGAACAGAGCAGTGTCGCGACGATCCTGCCGCGCGTGGTGGTTCAGCGCAAGGTCGACGAAGGCGTGCTGTGCGCACGCACCATCACGTCGCCGCCGATCGTGCGGCACATTATCCGCGTGAGCCATCCGAAGCGGCCGATCGGGCCCGCGGCGCACGCGCTGATCGAGATCATCGGCGACGAGATCCGGCGCGTGACGACGGGCGTGCCCGCCGACCCTTCCGCGAGCTAAGCCGGCTCGCGCACCGCGCCCTGCTCCAGCCGGCCGCGCGTTTCCGGCACGACGAACGCGCCGATCAGGAAAATCACGCTGATCGCCCCGACGAAGATCGCCAGCGTCATCGGCAACTCGCTCGCATCTTTCGCCACCAGCGAGACGGCGGTCGGCATCATCCCGCCGATCGCGAAGCCGATGTTCCATGAGAGCCCGGTGCCCGTCGCGCGAATCGCGGTCGGGAACCGTTCGTTCAGGAAAATCAGGATCGGCGCATAGCCCGCGCTGCCGAGCGCGCTGAGAATCACTGCGTAGACGCCGATCATCGTAATGCTCTGCGCGGTGGGCAGCAGCAGGAACAGCGCGGGCAACGCGAACAGGCGAATCAGGCCGAGCCAGATGAACGCGCTCTTGCGCCCGATGAACGTGCTCAGATGCCCCGCCGCCACGGACGCGATCACGACCGCCACGCTGCAGATCAGCAGGATCGCCGCCGCGGCGCCATTCGGGGCGTGGCTGACCACCTTGAGGAAGGTGGGCAGATAGCCCGAGGTCAGGTAATAGCCGCTACCGCCGCCGATGGTCAGCAGCAGATTGACCAGGAGGATCGAGCGATAGTCGCGGGAAAACAGCGTGCGCAGCGGCGAGCGCACGATTTCGACCGGCGTGTCGAGCTTCTGCGCGGCGGCCTTCGCGGCCTTTTCGGCGGCGAGCTTTTTCCACAGCGGCGACTCTTCGAGACTGCTGAAGACGAACAGGCCGAGCACCGAGCTGATGATGCCGGTGAAGAACATGCAACGCCAGCCCCAGACATCGAACGCTGCGCCGGGAAACAGCGCGGACATCGCCAGATACGTGAGCGAAGCGAGCAACGCGCCGAGCCCCGCTCCGCCGCCGCCGATCAGCCCCGACACCGCGCCGCGATATTTCGGCGCGACCGATTCGGTGCCGATGGTGTGCGTCGACGCCACCACCCCGCCCACGAACACGCCCTGCACGAGCCGCAGCACGAGGAACAGGATCGGCGCGACGAGCCCCACCTGCGCGACGGTCGGCAGCAAACCGAACGCGGCCGTCGAGAGGCCCACGCCCACCACGGCGATGATCATCGCGCCCTTGCGTCCGTGCCGGTCCGCGTACGAGCCGAACCATGCCGAACCCAGCGGGCGCATCAACAATGTCACGGCAAACGACGCATACACCGCCGCGAGCGAGAGCATCGCGTGCTCGGACGGAAAGAACAGCCGCCCGACCACCGGCGCGACGAACAGCAACACGAACAGATCGAACAGATCCAGTGCCCAGCCGAGGCACGAGGCCATTACTGCACCCATCACTTGCCGCTGATCAACCGCGGGCAAGGCGGCGCCATTTTGCGCTGCTACGGACATCGTCATCTCCTTGACTATCTGGGGGCCGTCTCGCGATCGTCCCCGTTGGTAGGCACGTTCTCTTGCACGTGCTCTTGGTGGTGTTAAGAAACCTTATGGCGAGGCCGCGGTGAGCGGCGCCGTAGTCGGTGCAGCGTTTGCCGCGTGCCGCACGAGCATCGCATCGGCGATTTTTTCGGCCATCATGATGGTCGGGATATTCGTGTTCGCCGAGGGCAGCCGCGGCATCAGCGACGCATCGACCACCCGCAGGCCGTACGCGCCGTGCACGCGGCCCGACGTGTCGGTCACGGCCATGACGTCGTGCGCGTCGCCCATCCGGCAGGTGCCGCTCGCGTGCCACACGCCGAACACATTGGCGCGGATGAAGTCTTCGAGCGCGCCGGGCTCGGTGAGCAGCGCGGACATGCGCTGCCCGCGCGTGAAGAAACGCTCGATCAGCAGACGCCGCAACGGCGCGGGCGTATCGAGCAGCATGCCGAGCAGCGAAGTCAGCGCCGCATTGCCCTCGCCAACGCGGCTTAGCGCTTTCACACGCGGTGAGAACGCGGCCGGAAAAAAGTCGCGCGGGTTGTCGCCGAGACCCGACGCTTCGACGATTTTCGCGAGCATCCGCACGCCGTACGCGAGGCGCGCGAGATCGCGCGGATCGTCGAGCAGATTCAGATCGACGCGCGGCGCCACGGCCGGATCAGCGGACACGAGTTGCACACGGCCGCGCGAATAAGGCCGGTTGCACCAGAGAAAAAACAAACCGAGCCGGTTGCCGAGCGTATGCCATGCAGCGCGCGTCGCACTCGACAGATACAGATCGGATTCGTCGCAACCCGCAACGCCCGAGGTAAAACGCGCCGCCGTCATACTCGCGCGACGGCGCGACAGCGGCATGCGAAAACGCCGTTCTAGAAAATGACAGAACGTGAGCGACGGATGATCCTGCAGATTGCGTCCCACGCCCGGCAGATCGATCTTGCAGCCGATGCCGAGCGCGTCGAGTTCCGACTTTGCGCCGATGCCCGCCCGCATCAGCAACGCGGGCGATTGCAACGCGCCCGCGCTGACCACGACCTCATTGGCGTCGAAACGGATGCGCGCGCCGCCATGCTCCACCGCGACCACGCCACGCGCGACACACCCTTCCATGACAATCGACTCGACGCGCAAGTCAGCGTAAATGTGCAGATTGCGGCGCTGACGCGTCGCCCCGTCGAGATAGGCCGCCGCGGTCGATACGCGCCGGTCGTCGAGATTCGAAAACGCGCCGGGAAAATAGCCGTCGCCGAATTCGGCGTTCTGATCTTGCAGGCTCGCGAAACCGTTTTTCCGCATGCCGCTGGCGAAGGCATCGCAGAACGCTGGCCAGTAGGCCGGCAGAATGCGGCGAATCGGCACCGGCCCGTCTCTGCCGTGCAGTTCGCCGGCGGGAAAATCCACATCGCGTTCGAGCTTGCGGAAATACGGCAGCACGTCCTGCCATGCCCAGCCGGTTGCACCGTTGGCGGCCCAGTCGTCGTAGTCGCGCGGCAGGCCGCGATTGGCCGACTGTACGTTGATGCTCGAACCGCCGCCCATCACGCGGCCCTGTTCGTAGACACGAGGCGCGGCGCCGCGCGTGGCGCTTGCCTTCAGCTGCGGCCAGATGTATTCGTCGCCGCAGAAAACCGGCATTGGATAGCTGTCGAGAATCGCCGCAGGCACGTTGCCCGGCGGCGTATCCGCGCCCGCTTCGATCAGCGCGACGCGCAACGACGGAATTGCCGACAGGCGATGCGCGAGCACGCACCCTGCCGATCCACCGCCAACGATCACGTAATCGAAGCGCTCCATCCGCCTGCCTCCTTTATTTGGGTTCGCTCTTGCCCGACGTTCGCATCAACTGCCGCGAAACACCGGCTTGCGCTTACCGTGAAACGCCTCGACGCCTTCGCGGAAATCATCCGAGGCGCGCAAACGGCTATAGCAGTGTCCTTCGAGTTCGATCGCGATCGACAGCGGCGCGTCCTCGGTGTCGTTGAGCAGCTTCTTCGCGGTGCGTTGCGCGAGCGGCGAGAACGCGCGCAATTCGTCCACCAGCGCGTCGGTCGCCGCTTCGAGTTCGGAGTCGGCCACGCATTCGACCGCGATACCCCATTCGTAAGCCTGCTTGCCCGGAATCCGGCGCGAGCGCATCACGATGTCCTTGGTGCGGCCGATGCCGACCATCTGCTGCAAGCGGGCCGAGCCGCCCGAGCCCGGAATCTGCCCGAGCTTCTGTTCCGGCAGCGCGTAGAAAGTGGTGTCGGTGGCAATGCGGAAATCACACGCAAGCGACAGTTCAAAGCCCACGCCAAAACAGAAACCGCGATTGGCGGCGATCACCGGCTTCGAGCAACGCGCGGGCGCGGCGATGTTCCAGGCGAGCTTCGACACGGTTTCCGGCGATGCTTCGAGAAAGCCCTTGATGTCGCCGCCGCTCGAAAAATGTTCGCCCTTGGCGCGCACCACGATCACACGCACACGCGGGTCGTCGTCGAGCGCCTCGAAGGCGGCGCGCAACTGGTCGCGCGCGTGCATCGAGATCACGTTCAGCGGCGGCCGGTGCAGGATGATGTCGGCCCGCTCGCGCTGCGCGTCGATCTCGATGGAAAAGCCTTCGAGGTCCTGCAGCAGGCTCTGGCCGCGGTGGGTCAAATCGGTCATGAGTTACTCCTTGGTGGTTTCCGTATGAGGTGCAATGGCTTCGCCGTGGGCGTCGCGCTGGTACTCGCCGGCGGACAGCTTGCGGCGCAGAATCTTGCCGACCGGCGACTTCGGTATGTCGTCGACGAACACGTATTCGCGCGGACGCTTGAAGTTCACGAGGTCGGAGGTGCGGCAATGGGCGTCGAGCGCGTCGGCATCGACGTAGACGCGGCGTTTGACGAAGGCGACCACGCGCTGGCCCCAGCGCTCGTCCTTCACGCCGGCCACCGCAACCTCGTCGACCGCGGGATGCAGCGACAGCACCGACTCGATATCGACCGGCGAAATGTTCTCGCCGCCGCTGATGATCATGTCGTCGACGCGGCCCGACACGTACAGGTCGCCTTCGGCGTCGAAGAATCCGGTGTCGCCCGTGAAGTACCAGCCGTCGCGCAACGATTTGGCGTTCGCGTCGGGACGGTTCCAGTAGCCTTCGAAGGCTTCGTCGCCGAGCAGGTCGGCGATGATCTGGCCTTCCTCGCCCACTTGCGCCAGCTCTTCGGGCGTAATGGCGTCGAGCCTGACCACGCGCAAACGCGTATTGATACCCGCGCGCCCCGCGCTGCCCGGCTTGCGCGTGGCGTCCTGATCGATGCTGAAGGTGTAGACCTCGGACGAGCCATAGTGATTGACGAACAGCTCCGGTTCGAACGCCGCCGAGAGGCGCTTGAGCAAACCGTCGTTCATCGGCGCGCCGGCGAAACCGAGCTTCTTCACCGTGGACGTATCCGTCGGCGCGAAAGCCGGATCGGCCAGCAGATCGTGATACAGCGTCGGAACCAGGTAAAGGCAGGTGAGCTTGTGCTGCGCGATCGCATCGAGTGCGAAGCGCGCATTCCAGCGGCGCACGCAGACGAACAGGCCGTCCACCAGCGCCATCGAGAGCAGCGAGCGCACGCCCATGGTGTGATAAAGCGGCATCACGCCGAGCGTGCGTTCGCCGTGGCCGTACAGATTCTGTGCGACATGCGCGAGCGCGGCGGCGCGTTCGTGCCGATGACGGCGCGGCACGCCTTTCGCCTTGCCGGTGGTGCCCGAGGTGTAGAGAATCAGCGAGTAGTCGTCGGCATTCGCGCGGGTATGGCCGGCGTTCAGCGCGTCCGGCGTGCTCTGGGCCATGAGCGTTTCGAAGCTCGCGGTGCGGCCTTGCGCGTCATCGAGACCGATACGCGGCACACGTTGCGCGGCGGGACTTTGCGCAACGGCATCGGCGCACACCGGCTCGTACACGATGGCTTTCACGCCGGCGTCGGTCACGCAGTATTCGAGTTCATCGGGTTTCGCGCGCCAGTTCAGCGGCACGATCACCACGCCCGCGAACTGGCAGGCCCAATGCAGGGTCGCCATTTCCCAGCGGTTTTGCAGTACGACCAGCAAGCGGTCGCCATGCACGAGACCCAGGCCGCGCAGACCTTCGGCCACCTTCACGATGAGCCGGTGCCACTGCGCGTACGTCAGCGTAAGTTCGCCGTCGACGATAGCGAGCGCATTGGGGCTGCGTTCCACGCTCTGTAAAAAAGTTCGGCCGAGGTCAAGCATGAGCGGCCTCCACGGTTTCACTAGCCGCTTCGCCTTGCCGGCGCCGTGCCGCCACGTCGAGCACCGCGGCGACGATCGGCGTATAGCCCGTACAGCGGCACAGATGGCCCGAGAGCATGTCGCGCACTTGCGCTTCACTCGGATCGGGCACACGTTGCAGATAGTCCGCGCACGACATCAGTATCCCGGCCGTACAGAACCCGCACTGCAGCGCGTGATGCCGCTGGAACGCCTGCTGCAGATCGCCGAGTTGCATGTCGGGTGCGAGTCCCTCCACGGTGTCGATGCGGCGGCCGTCGGCCTGCACCGCCAGCATCAGGCACGAGCGTCCCGCCACGCCGTCCACGTGCACCGTGCACGCGCCGCACACGCCATGCTCGCAGCCGACGTGCGTGCCGGTCGCGCCCAGTTCCTGACGGATGAAATCCGACAGCAGCTCGCGCGGCTCGCAATAGCCGCTGCGTTCACGGCCATTGAGCGTCAGCGTGACGCATTGCCGTTCGCCCTGCCGCATTACGTGCATGACGTTGCCGTTCGATGTGTTGCTCACTTCGCCTCCTCGATCACGCGCCATCCCAGTTGCCGGACCAGATGCCGGCGGTACGCCGCGCTGATATGCGCGTCGTCCTGCGCGCCCAGTTTCCAGCTCAAATCGTTCAATGCGCCGCGCAGGTCCTCGTCACGCAGACGCGGCCATTGCTCGACCACCGGCCTGTCCGCGACGCCGCCCACCGCCAGGCGGATCGAGTCGCTCGTCACGACGGCCGCGCATGCGACCATCGCGAAGTCGCCGTGGCGCGCGGAGAATTCCGTGAAGCCGTAGCGCTCGCCCGGCCGCTTGAGCGGAAAGCGCACGGCTTCGACCAGTTCATCCGGCTCGCGCGCGGTCATCAACATGCCTTGAAAAAACTCGCCGGCCGGCAGCACGCGGTGTTTCTTTCTTGAGCGCAGCATCACGTCGCCGCCTAGCGCGGCCAGCACCAGCGGCAGTTCCGCGCTCGGGTCGGCATGCGCCACCGAGCCGCACACCGTGCCGCGATTGCGGATCTGGAAGTGCGAGATATGCGGGAACGCCATCGCCAGCAACGGCACTTCGTCGCGCAGCGTTTCGCGCCACTCGACGTTGCCTTGCGTCGCCGCCGCGCCGACTGTCAGCAAGCCGGCCTTGTGATCGACACGCACCGAGCCCAACTCGTCGGTGCGCGAGATATCGATCAGCACGCGCGGCTGCGCGAGCCGCATGTTCAGCACCGCCATCAGCGACTGGCCGCCGGCCAGCACGCGGGCGTCCTCGCCGCTTTGCGCGAGCGCGTCGAGCGCATGCTGCGTCGTCATGGCGCGCAGATAATCGAACGGCGCGGGTTTCATGCCTGTCTCCTGAAACGGGCCAAGAGGCGCGAGAGCCACGAGCCGCCGGTGTGAACCGGTTTGCCCGCTGCCTGACGGCCAAGCGATTCGAACAGTTGCCGCAACACGACCTTGGCCGCGCCTTCGAGCATGCGTCCGCCTACTGCCGCGACCTTGCCCGACACCTGGGCTTCGTAGTCGTAGGAAAGACGCGTGCCGGTTTCAATCGGCGTCAGTTCGACGAGGCCGCTGCCGCGTGCGCTGCCGAGCGACGACATGCCCGCGCCCGCCAACCGCAGCCGATGCGGCGCGTCGATTTCGGACAAGCCGATCTTCGCTTCGAAGCGCGCCTTGATCATGCCGACGCCGACCGTCACGTCCGCGCGATACTGATTCGTGGCTTCGGCTTCGAGCGCGTGACAGCCGGGTATCACTTTGGCGAGCGCGTTCGGATCGAGCAGCACGGCAAAAATCGCTTCCGGCGACGCCGGCAGGTCGACGCTGCCTTGCGCGGTGAGCGCCTTGCCGCTACCCGGCGTCGCCGGTTTGGCGGCGGGCGCTTCACGAAACTCAGGACGCGACGGCTCCGGATCGTCGATGCCGATCAGCGCCATCACCTTCGAAGGCGTCAGCGGCAGACGGATATCGTCGACGCCGAGCGCATCCGCCACTGCATTCGCGATGCACGGCGGCGTACTCATGTTGTTGCCTTCGCCGAGTCCCTTCGCGCCGAGCGGCGTAAACGGCGACGGTGTTTCCAGATGCACGATCACCGGATCGGGCACTTCGCAGGTGGTCGGCATCAGATAGTCGGCGAGCGTGCCCGACTGGAAGCTGCCGTCCGAGCCGTAACGAAACTCCTCCATCAACGCCGCGCCGAGCCCTTGCGCAAACGCGCCGCGAATCTGACCGTCGGCGAGCGCCGGGTTCAGCAGCGTGCCGGCGTCGTGCGCGGTGACGTAGCGGTCGATCCGCACGCGGCCGGTGGCGCGATCCAGTTCGACGCCGCACATGTCGAAAGCAAAACCGTAGGCCGCCGATGTGTTGACACGATCGTTCTCATCCGGCGCGGCCATGTTCGGCGGATTCCAGAACACGGTCTCGCGCAGGCCGGGCTCTTCGCCTTCGGGCAACAGCGCGGGCGCCCAATGCGGCGCATTGGCGGCGACCCGGCCGAACGGCTGCGCGCGATCCTCGGCGCCCTTTGCAAAAATGCGGCCTTCTTCGAAACAGATATCCTCGGGCGCGCAGCCCATCTGCTTCGACACGATGCGCGCGATCTTGTCGCGCACCCGCACCGCCGCGAGATGCACCGTGCCCGCCACCGCGCCGGCAAAGCGG
Coding sequences within:
- a CDS encoding DUF2946 domain-containing protein, with translation MSRFYRKIGSWLGLFAILMATLAPTISHTLAAHADESAMSDEHCDMPSMGAMGSMDSMRKDMPGVSSDVSNAPDQAAGKHTDHAAMSDGDACGYCSLLAHMPAVPSVEALFVVTVRALQHTVATRFESVRRVEPLTFAQPRAPPFAS
- a CDS encoding TAXI family TRAP transporter solute-binding subunit; translation: MKAQRPRPPQFPGEEPHAEWRDHTLLYVAVATVIILMVTLVVWLIDPAPPRTITLSAGPHDSSFFVAAGQYRKILARNGIKLNVLESDGSVQNLQRLLDPKQHVDVALVQGGVADGLDTTSLMSLGSVFYIPVVVFYRGSGLSQLSQLEGKRIAVGREGSGTRMLALKLLDANGIEPGGDSTLVPSDGLQAATQLVAGEVDAAILNGDSATRGLMLRLLKVPGVSVMNFAEASAYTRLFPYLDQIDLPAGVLDLKRRIPPETVHLISPTVELVARTTLHPAISDLLIEAAQEVHGMPGLLQRAGEFPSPVAREYQISEDAQRYYKTGKSFLYRTLPFWLASIGDRTLVLLLPMAVLLFPAMRLIPALYRWRVRSRIYRYYGSLIAIERGALADSTDEERKRLFEELDQIEDSLNRLRMPLAYADAFYVLREHVGFVRSRLGAASRQGGHA
- a CDS encoding ProQ/FinO family protein gives rise to the protein MGFEQLAELKKQLAAARREAAPAAKSGAKPASKDASKPAKDVSRPAGKDAAKPGARPARKPAPPRRAAPAADAKPAVDAKPVDPVVKSIGRLQKRFPIAFPKNPAPKLPLKVGIFEDLVVHAKDLSLSEAELRDAIKTWCRGSRYWKSLVEGAARVDLTGAEAGKVTAQEAAGAQRLQAHRAGRGAAKAAAGAANATGEASAQAAAEPVTQASAETAVQPNAEAAAQATAEAPNAPAETATASQDGEAGKA
- a CDS encoding LysR family transcriptional regulator — translated: MDLKQIQYFIALFEDGSVTRAAKRLNIVQPALSMQISKLETELRQKLFERGPHGMTPTDAARQMYRLYTPIMRDIERARDQLSRQDAIVTGRVSLGMVSSEAESVLPESLARFNAMFPQVEVSVADGFSAQLIDAVEAGRLDAAIINKPRGRLTLDMVPLVDEEMVLVTSAALGPDLPPAVDAAQLGGIELVLPTRRNGLRGVLDAALLAADVVIKPKFEIDLLNTIVQFVEQSSVATILPRVVVQRKVDEGVLCARTITSPPIVRHIIRVSHPKRPIGPAAHALIEIIGDEIRRVTTGVPADPSAS
- a CDS encoding MFS transporter; this encodes MSVAAQNGAALPAVDQRQVMGAVMASCLGWALDLFDLFVLLFVAPVVGRLFFPSEHAMLSLAAVYASFAVTLLMRPLGSAWFGSYADRHGRKGAMIIAVVGVGLSTAAFGLLPTVAQVGLVAPILFLVLRLVQGVFVGGVVASTHTIGTESVAPKYRGAVSGLIGGGGAGLGALLASLTYLAMSALFPGAAFDVWGWRCMFFTGIISSVLGLFVFSSLEESPLWKKLAAEKAAKAAAQKLDTPVEIVRSPLRTLFSRDYRSILLVNLLLTIGGGSGYYLTSGYLPTFLKVVSHAPNGAAAAILLICSVAVVIASVAAGHLSTFIGRKSAFIWLGLIRLFALPALFLLLPTAQSITMIGVYAVILSALGSAGYAPILIFLNERFPTAIRATGTGLSWNIGFAIGGMMPTAVSLVAKDASELPMTLAIFVGAISVIFLIGAFVVPETRGRLEQGAVREPA
- a CDS encoding GMC family oxidoreductase, with translation MERFDYVIVGGGSAGCVLAHRLSAIPSLRVALIEAGADTPPGNVPAAILDSYPMPVFCGDEYIWPQLKASATRGAAPRVYEQGRVMGGGSSINVQSANRGLPRDYDDWAANGATGWAWQDVLPYFRKLERDVDFPAGELHGRDGPVPIRRILPAYWPAFCDAFASGMRKNGFASLQDQNAEFGDGYFPGAFSNLDDRRVSTAAAYLDGATRQRRNLHIYADLRVESIVMEGCVARGVVAVEHGGARIRFDANEVVVSAGALQSPALLMRAGIGAKSELDALGIGCKIDLPGVGRNLQDHPSLTFCHFLERRFRMPLSRRRASMTAARFTSGVAGCDESDLYLSSATRAAWHTLGNRLGLFFLWCNRPYSRGRVQLVSADPAVAPRVDLNLLDDPRDLARLAYGVRMLAKIVEASGLGDNPRDFFPAAFSPRVKALSRVGEGNAALTSLLGMLLDTPAPLRRLLIERFFTRGQRMSALLTEPGALEDFIRANVFGVWHASGTCRMGDAHDVMAVTDTSGRVHGAYGLRVVDASLMPRLPSANTNIPTIMMAEKIADAMLVRHAANAAPTTAPLTAASP
- a CDS encoding enoyl-CoA hydratase/isomerase family protein, coding for MTDLTHRGQSLLQDLEGFSIEIDAQRERADIILHRPPLNVISMHARDQLRAAFEALDDDPRVRVIVVRAKGEHFSSGGDIKGFLEASPETVSKLAWNIAAPARCSKPVIAANRGFCFGVGFELSLACDFRIATDTTFYALPEQKLGQIPGSGGSARLQQMVGIGRTKDIVMRSRRIPGKQAYEWGIAVECVADSELEAATDALVDELRAFSPLAQRTAKKLLNDTEDAPLSIAIELEGHCYSRLRASDDFREGVEAFHGKRKPVFRGS
- a CDS encoding AMP-binding protein; translation: MLDLGRTFLQSVERSPNALAIVDGELTLTYAQWHRLIVKVAEGLRGLGLVHGDRLLVVLQNRWEMATLHWACQFAGVVIVPLNWRAKPDELEYCVTDAGVKAIVYEPVCADAVAQSPAAQRVPRIGLDDAQGRTASFETLMAQSTPDALNAGHTRANADDYSLILYTSGTTGKAKGVPRRHRHERAAALAHVAQNLYGHGERTLGVMPLYHTMGVRSLLSMALVDGLFVCVRRWNARFALDAIAQHKLTCLYLVPTLYHDLLADPAFAPTDTSTVKKLGFAGAPMNDGLLKRLSAAFEPELFVNHYGSSEVYTFSIDQDATRKPGSAGRAGINTRLRVVRLDAITPEELAQVGEEGQIIADLLGDEAFEGYWNRPDANAKSLRDGWYFTGDTGFFDAEGDLYVSGRVDDMIISGGENISPVDIESVLSLHPAVDEVAVAGVKDERWGQRVVAFVKRRVYVDADALDAHCRTSDLVNFKRPREYVFVDDIPKSPVGKILRRKLSAGEYQRDAHGEAIAPHTETTKE
- a CDS encoding (2Fe-2S)-binding protein; protein product: MHVMRQGERQCVTLTLNGRERSGYCEPRELLSDFIRQELGATGTHVGCEHGVCGACTVHVDGVAGRSCLMLAVQADGRRIDTVEGLAPDMQLGDLQQAFQRHHALQCGFCTAGILMSCADYLQRVPDPSEAQVRDMLSGHLCRCTGYTPIVAAVLDVAARRRQGEAASETVEAAHA